The Vibrio cyclitrophicus sequence GATGAGCTATCTGCGATGGCGATTTTGGCAAAAGAGAGCGGCGAGTTTGCAGAAGGCGAGTCAAAAATCCTGAGCAACCTGTTGGGTATTCAAGATGTACCCGTGACTCAGGTAATGACACCGCGCCCAGTAGTATTCCGTGTTGATGCGGAAATGAGTGTGAATACGTTCCTAGAGCAACATAAAGACACGCCATTCTCACGTCCGCTGGTTTACAGCGAGCAGAGTGACAACATCATCGGTTTTGTTCACCGCTTAGAGCTGTTTAGATTGCAGCAAGCGGGTTGTGGTGAGAAAGCTCTGGGTGAAGTAATGCGCCCTATCCACGTGTTGCTGAACAACATGGGCTTGGCTAAGGCCTTTGACCAGATGATGGCAAACCGCCTGCAACTGTCTCTAGTTGTGGACGAGTACGGCACCATTCAAGGCATCATCACCCTAGAAGATATCTTTGAACACCTAGTGGGCGAAGAGATTGTCGACGAAGCGGATAAGACGACTGACATGCAAGAACTGGCGTTCCAACGCTGGGAAAAGTGGAAAGAGACACACGGTGTTATCGAAAACCGCGATGACGAGGACGAGCTAGAGGAAGAAACTCCTGCAGACGACGAATCATCAAAAGATAAGGCATCAAAAGACAAAGTGCAGAACGAAGACAATAAAGACGCTTAATCTAAATTTGATATCGTCAGATACAACAAAGGCTCCCTAGGGAGCCTTTGTTTTTATACGTACTTTGGTGCGATAACGAATTATAACGCCACACCAATGTTACTGACTGGGTCTTCACGCAGTTCGTGGCGTAGGTCTTTGATCAGCTCTAAGTCACGTTCAGTCGTTTCACGTAGAGGTCGGAAAATGGCCCACTGAACGTCCCACTCTTCACATACCGCTTCGTTTTCTTTCTGGTTTTCGTTCGTCACTTCTTCAGCGCCTTGAGCAAACTCAAGCTCAGCAACCGTCTTCACAGATTGTTGACTCACTTTAATTACCGCTTCCAACATATGTTCACGGTCAAGCAGACCATGAATGAGCGTTGCTAGGCCTTGGCACGCGTCCATTGCTGGGTAAACACCATAAAAATCAAAATCATCACCGCTAGGGAATAGCTCTTCAACCTTCTCAAGTTGACGCTCAAAGTTCACCTTTGCTGTTTTAACCGTCAGGATTTCCCAAATGCTATCCAAAACATCACGATAGATTCGAGCTTCCGCAAATTCTGTATTCTCACAAAACATGGCATAGTTAGGGTACATACGCTCACATAGACACGCCATAAAGGTAATTTGTTGCCAAGGTTCTAACTTTTCAAGACGAACCTGCAGTGGATTCTGAAGCATAGTCACTCAATAATTGCAGAAAAAGACAGCGAAAGTGTACTTGATAAACCCTGGGGGGAAAAGGTAAGCCGATGAACAATTTTACGAATAAGCTCTATATTCTTACTGAGCATGACGATACCTATACGCAACTGATTCTAAACCAAGATTTACCCGACCTAGAAATCACTCAAAACCCCGAATCAGCACAGATTGTCTTGGCGTCACCACCTCTAATCGCAGAGCGCCTCGGCGAGTTTAAAGACCTAGACTGGGTACAGAGTACCTATGCTGGAATCAATAAACTCACTCAGCCAGATTTGCGTCAGGACTATACTCTAACCAACGTCAAAGGCATCTTTGGCCCAGCTATCGCAGAATACGTGTTAGGTTACACAATCAGTCACTGTAGACACTTCCCTCATTACCACCAGCATCAACAACAACGAAACTGGCAGCCACAGCTTTATACTAGCCTAACTGACAAAACTATGGTGATTTTAGGAACAGGTTCAATCGGCAGTCATTTGGCAAAAACCGCGACGGCTTTTGGTATTCATACCATAGGTGTCAACCGTACGGGTATCCCATCCAAACAAGAAACCTTTAAAGAGACGTTCCACATCAATGAGATAGGGTCAGCCCTTAAGCAGGCCGATATTGTGGTCAACACCTTGCCATCAACAACCGAAACCTATCAGTTGTTGAATCAAACCACCTTAAGCTACTGCTCTAACGTATTGCTGTTTAATGTGGGTCGCGGGGAAAGCGTAGACAATAAAGCGTTACTGCTTGCGATTAAGAATAAATGGGTTGAACACGCTTTCTTGGATGTATTTGAATGCGAACCCCTCACGCAAGAACACCCGTTTTGGACACTACCGCAAGTCACCATCACTCCACACATCGCTGCACTCAGTGAACCAAGACAAGTGGTCGAGATCTTCGCAGAGAATTACCAACAGTGGCGAGATGGCTTTACACTTAATCATGTCATCGATTTTGATAAAGGTTACTGATGTCCTCTTCGTTACTTAAAGAGATTCGACAATGCCGAGCTTGTGAGCCTCACCTATCACACGGTGCTAACCCGGTGATTCAAGCACACCCAAACGCGCGCTTGCTGATAATAGGTCAAGCGCCGGGGATTAAGGTGCATGAGTCGTCGATACCTTGGAATGACGCCAGTGGCGAACGATTAAGAGGATGGTTAGGGATAGATAGCGATACTTTTTACGACGAGCAAAAAGTTGCGATTGTGCCTATGGGGTTTTGTTACCCGGGAAAGGGAAAGAGTGGCGATCTCCCACCACGTAAGGAGTGTGCGGAGCTTTGGCATAACAAAGTGCTGAAATCGCTACCCAACATCCAAATGACACTGCTGATTGGTCAGTACGCACAAAACCATTACCTAACAAATAAAACCACCAGTACGCTCACAGAAACAGTACGTAACTGGCAGGTTTGGGCACCTGATTTTTTACCGCTACCTCACCCTTCGCCACGCAATAATATCTGGCTCAAGAAGAACCCTTGGTTTGAGAGTGACGTTATTCCTTACATCCAAAAGCACATCTCGGAGCATTTGGCCTACTATGATCCAAATACCTAATTAGCTGCACATCCACGATGATTAAGCCGATATTGG is a genomic window containing:
- a CDS encoding D-2-hydroxyacid dehydrogenase, which translates into the protein MNNFTNKLYILTEHDDTYTQLILNQDLPDLEITQNPESAQIVLASPPLIAERLGEFKDLDWVQSTYAGINKLTQPDLRQDYTLTNVKGIFGPAIAEYVLGYTISHCRHFPHYHQHQQQRNWQPQLYTSLTDKTMVILGTGSIGSHLAKTATAFGIHTIGVNRTGIPSKQETFKETFHINEIGSALKQADIVVNTLPSTTETYQLLNQTTLSYCSNVLLFNVGRGESVDNKALLLAIKNKWVEHAFLDVFECEPLTQEHPFWTLPQVTITPHIAALSEPRQVVEIFAENYQQWRDGFTLNHVIDFDKGY
- a CDS encoding HlyC/CorC family transporter, producing MLLLTIYISIAIGVSFICSVLEAVLLSISPSYIAQLKQNGHPAAESLDKLKTDIDRPLASILTLNTIAHTIGAATAGAQASVVFGSQWLGVFSAVLTLGILVLSEIVPKTIGATYWRQLAPASASVLRWMVFFLTPFVWFSEQITKRLARGHQAPKMRDELSAMAILAKESGEFAEGESKILSNLLGIQDVPVTQVMTPRPVVFRVDAEMSVNTFLEQHKDTPFSRPLVYSEQSDNIIGFVHRLELFRLQQAGCGEKALGEVMRPIHVLLNNMGLAKAFDQMMANRLQLSLVVDEYGTIQGIITLEDIFEHLVGEEIVDEADKTTDMQELAFQRWEKWKETHGVIENRDDEDELEEETPADDESSKDKASKDKVQNEDNKDA
- a CDS encoding DUF416 family protein, encoding MLQNPLQVRLEKLEPWQQITFMACLCERMYPNYAMFCENTEFAEARIYRDVLDSIWEILTVKTAKVNFERQLEKVEELFPSGDDFDFYGVYPAMDACQGLATLIHGLLDREHMLEAVIKVSQQSVKTVAELEFAQGAEEVTNENQKENEAVCEEWDVQWAIFRPLRETTERDLELIKDLRHELREDPVSNIGVAL
- a CDS encoding uracil-DNA glycosylase family protein, coding for MSSSLLKEIRQCRACEPHLSHGANPVIQAHPNARLLIIGQAPGIKVHESSIPWNDASGERLRGWLGIDSDTFYDEQKVAIVPMGFCYPGKGKSGDLPPRKECAELWHNKVLKSLPNIQMTLLIGQYAQNHYLTNKTTSTLTETVRNWQVWAPDFLPLPHPSPRNNIWLKKNPWFESDVIPYIQKHISEHLAYYDPNT